The sequence GtttaaaccaatgtgctacagcggatttttgaattatttatacatacatacatatatatatatatattagagctTTGAGAGCCGTAGACATTGCtgcagctttgcaagagtgtttttttctttttcaataaaacgtgtaattagggtttacaattatcaccggtccaacgaataatatgtataatataaagaGTTGTAAGGTTAAAAAACAATGTTCCGATGATGGGGTTTGAACCCAgaactcatctagatgaagGGGATTGCTATCCATTTCATCCAATCTGTGtttaaaccaatgtgctacTGCAGATTCTTGaataatttatacatacatatatatatatatgtatatatatatatatatatattagagctttgagagccgtacacattgctgcagctttgcaagagtgtttcttttttttcaataaaatgtgtaattagggtttataattaTCACCGATCCAacgaataatatttataatataaaaaattgtaaggTTAAAAAATAATGTTCCACTGCCGGGGTTTGAACCcggaactcatctagatgaagGGGATTGCTATCCATTTCATCCAATCTGTGTTTAAACGAATGTGCTACAGTggatttttgaataatttgtacatacatatatatatattttagagctttgagagccgtacacattgctgcagctttgcaagagtgtttctttttttttcaataaaatgtgtaattagggtttatagTTATCACCGATCCAacgaataatatttataatatgaaaagttgaaaggttaaaaaaaaatgttccgcTGCCGGGATTTGAACCcggaactcatctagatgaagAGGATTCTTATCCATTTCTTCCAATCTGTGTTTacaccaatgtgctacagcggatttttgaataatttaaacataaatacatatatatatatattagagctTTGAGAGTCGTAGACATTGCTGCAGCTTTGctagagtgtttttttttctttttcaataaaacgtgtaattagggtttacaattattaccggtccaacgaataatatgtataatataaagaGTTGTAAGATTAAAAAACAATGTTCCGCTGCTGGAGTTTGAACGCGGACTTCATCTAGATGAAGGGGATTGTTATCCATTTCATCCAATCTGTGTTTAAACTAATGTGCTACAAcagatttttaaataatttatacatacatacatatatatatatatatattagaactTTGAGAACTGTAAACATTGCTGCAGCTTTGCacgagtgtttctttttttccaataaaacgTGTAATCAGGGTTTACAATTATTACCGGTCCaacgaataatatgtataatataaagaGTTGTAAGATTAAAAAACAATGTTCCGCTGCCGGGGTTTGAACCCGGAATTCATCTAGATTAAGGGGATTATTATCAATTTCATCCAATTTGTGtttaaaccaatgtgctacagcagatttttgaataatttatacatatatacatatacatacatacatatatattttagagcTTTGAGAGCCGTAGACATTGCtgcagctttgcaagagtgtttttttctttttcaataaaacgtgtaattagggtttacaagtAATACCGGTCCaacgaataatatgtataatataaagaGTTTGAAGGTTAAAACACAATGTTCCGCTGCCTGGGTTTGTACCCGGAACTCATCTAAATGAAGGGGATTGCTATCCATTTCATCCAATCTCTGtttaaaccaatgtgctacagcggattttttaataatttatacataaatacatatataaatatacataaatacatatataaatatatatatatatatatatatattttggagcTTTGAGAGCCGTAAACATTGCtgcagctttgcaagagtgtttcttttttttttccataaaacatgtaattagggtttacaattatcaccggtccaacgaataatatgtataatataaaaatttgtaaggttaaaaaaaatgttccGCTGTCGGGGTTCGAACCCGGAACTCATTTAGATGAAGGGGAATATTATCCGTTTCATCGAATATGTGTTCAAACCAATGTGCTACTGCAgctttttgaataatttatacatacatatatatatattagagctTTGGGAGCCGTACACATTGCtgcagctttgcaagagtgttttttttttcaataaaatatgtaattagGTTTATGATTATCACCGATCCaacgaataatattaataatataaaaagtatttaggttaaaaaaaaatgttccgcCGTCGGGGTCTAGATGACGAGGATTATTATCCATTTCATCCAATTTGTGtttaaaccaatgtgctacagtggatttttgaataatttatacataaatacatatatatatatatatatatatatatatatattttagagcTTTGACAGCTGTACACATTGCTGCAGCTTTGCaagaatgtttctttttttccaataaaatgtgtaatttgggtttataattaTCACCGATCCAacgaataatatttataatataaagaatTGTCATGTTAAAAAAGAATGTTCCGCTGCGGAGGTTTGAAATTGGAACTCATCTAAATGAAGGGTACTATTATCCGTTTCATCCAGTCTGGGTTCAAACaaatgtgctacagcggatttttgaataatttatacatacatatatatatatatattagagctTTGAGAGCCGTAGACATTGCtgcagctttgcaagagtgtttttttctttttcaataaaacgtgtaattagggtttacaattatcACCGGTCCAACGAATAACATGTATAATATAAAGAGTTTTAAGGTTAAAAAACAATGTTCCGCTGCCTGGGTTTGAACCCAgaactcatctagatgaagGGGATTGCTATCCATTTCATCCAATCTCTGtttaaaccaatgtgctacagcagattttttaataatttgtgcTTCAAGCTTTTACGAGTTCGTAAAATTTATGAACTCCAAAACTAGAGGTGTTGATGGGAAGTAACAAGTTGATTGTATATGAACTTGTTACTATGATTAACCATGCATCAGAAAGATGTGAAGAAGACTCTAAACAGTATGTTAGAGTGTCTTCTTGTGAACTATTACTTAttcatgtaatttttattattctgaACTACAACGTTAACAGTCTGTTagtgtgtcttcttcttctcgatgtCAATCCTAAATATCCCCAAATTAGATGGCTCTTTAATTTGGTTCTTTTGGGAATCAGCTAGAATGAAAAAGACTCTTTAACCTGCATTAGTGTTTAAGTTCTGTGAGGAATGTACATACAGTATGTGCTATTAAGGTAAGAGTCCAACTATGGTTGTCAGAAATCaccattaaaatatttttgaagctCCTAATTACCATAAAACAGAAAAGCATTAGCATATTCTCGTGGCTGGAAGACACACTGCTAATCATGTTGTTTAACTCAATGTCCGAAAACGCCagagtagagaaaaaaaatatatatatatatatatatatatgtatatatatattaatgcaaGGGAAGAAATTTCTTGAGAGCCTGACCAAAGGGAGAAGTACTATATATGCTCAGTGAtctcaaaacacacaaaaaaattctcaaaaaagaTTTTATAGTTTCTAAAGAATTTgaaagacagagaaagagatcatCATTCTACAGATTCTTCATTGAGTTCAAAGTCTCTTGTAACAGTGACCTGACGTCCATTGACTCCAGCTCCTCCTCCTCGACATGAAGAATCTACTGTGAACATCTTTGAgcaattttaaaacatttgcCAAACCACCATCATTTATACCCTCGTCTGTCTTCTCCTCAGAGTAAGAATTTGACTTTTGGCCACTGACTCTGAAATATTGGTACTTACTAATCTCTATTAGGTTATCCTTGTGGCGACCGGACCAAATATCACACGTATCATCAGCAATCACCACCCCACGCTCCTCAGCCAAACCAAATCAAGCGTCTTCTCATGAGGAGTTGAGGACTGTCGTCATTTGTAATCACTCTATTACCAAAATAAAGTTTATTCGGATCAATCAGCTCCAACATGGCTTTAGCGTAACTGCGACTACCCATTGTGTAAACAATCATTGTGAACATCTCGCTGGCTTCTATCAAGAAGAAGCGGAGAAAAGGTCGTAGCTTTACCAAGCGATGATCCAAGGGATCATCTCCCATGACTTTGATTTGCCATAGATTTTCCCTCGTTGTTGAACCCGCTACTTGAGTTAGATACATCTCTGCTTTGGAGAGCTGTGAAACTTTTCTAGTGTGGAGAAGCGTGTGGTCCAAGTCAAGAACAAGGTgaagcttcttctccttgagACAAGATATTGTTTCAAAGGATTTGTTTAACGCCACAGCTTTGTGGCTCACCTGGAAGCCTTCGCGAATATAATTGAATGCTCGGCCTTGGCTTTTGTGCACTGTTGATTTGCAGCGCATGCAGATTCCATGGTAAACGTAGAAGAGGAGGACTCGTTGATATTTAGACTGTTGGCTTCTTGTTCCGACGACTTTTGTTTAACTACGAAGATGattaatatcaaatataaaaatggaaaaaagagagaaactatgAACATTCTGATGGACAGAAATTAAAGCCCTAGTTTGACTAAATTAAAGCTCTTGTCTTTATAGAGAAACACCGTCACTAGATTATGGGAATATAGGAACTCTGAATCTGACTGACTTGATTATGGAAATATAGGAACTCTGAATCTGACTGACTTGATTATGGAAATATAGGAACTCTGAATCTGACTGGCTTTATTCTAGCAATCGACCATTATTGCCTACTTGCTGCTACGTTTCCTTTTTCGGGAGCTAGCTCTTTGTTATATCTTCGACTCTTCTGCTGGTGAATCTTCCGATCCATCAATCTGGAGGAGATCGTTGAAACAGTGGTAGTTGTAATTGGAGAAACTGGTTCGGGTAAGAGTACTTAGCTCTCTCACATAATTGATCGACATGGCTACAAATAGTCCGGGGTCATCATCGCCCTTACTCAGCCAAGACGTGTGGCAGCGAGCTTAAATTACCTCTTAGAGAGGATGTTGGTTGTATTATACGCTTCGAGGACAGAACTATAGAGAGATCTAGAAGATCACATGATTAAGAACAATATAttcaatatttgttatttagataatttatatatttgcattCATTATAGTTTAGGAAACTCTTATACTATGAGAGTCAATATAATATGCAGTATTTGCATTGGTCAAAAACATGGCGAGGATCTTGTTCTTGCAACGAAGATGGTATATTCTATCACTTCAGAGACAGATCAAGTTCTTTTCCCAGCACACATGTATCATAAATACTCTTTCGACACATTGGTCATCATGCAAAAATAATCATCGTTATATAAACAGAGTTATGTCAAATAATTTAAAGTTACACTTACATCTACTCTGCATATTCGTAAGAGTTGAAATGAGACATAGAGAAACACAGCACAAGGCTCGAGTTTTCAGATAGCCATACGAATCATTACCTGAAACAGAGATTGTGAAAAAACTGAATCCTACCTACTACTCACCCACCGCCATGAATGGGATTCCCCTGCCAACAACAACCAGGACCATGATTTTTCAGATAAAATCTCTCAGTGTTGTAGTTATTAAGAGACTGAATAAGCCAAAAAATTTCATACAAGAGAGATCGTTATAAGGAAAACTTACCAGCCACCATGTCTTGAAAAATAATCATTGTCTAGTGAAATAGCAAGCGTGAGGACAACAGCTCTTTCTGACAAAGTCAATGGCCGTTTCACTTCTAGCTCTTCTATCTGTCATGTGTTGCATAAAAAAAGCTCAGTCAATGTCTACTGTTAATGtaaacaaccaaaaccaaaaaatactAGAGTCCACGACACAGGAGTAAACATACCATTGTCGCAGGGCCGGTTTTGGCAGCAGCATCAGCTTTTCCAAATCGGATCACATACTGCCCAGCATCTGTGAATATCTGTATCATATATACAAGAAaaggttttagatttttatatctACAATGTGTCTTCTAGTCTTACATAGATTGCACTgaaaacatttacaaaattttactgTCACCACAATGAACTATATGTGTTACACAATAAACTACACATTTAGAATTTTAGATCTTAAGTATACTTTAGCAACAATAGAAGTACaaaagttaaagaacacaaacctcAAAGCCAAAACCCCTCCAATCACGATCTATTTGGGCTAACACTTCCCCATCTGCATCCTTCACTGTAAATGTCCAATTCCAGAACCCAGGATTTTCTACCACTGCAAATTGGGTGTTCCTGCAAACATCAAATGTCACAAATTTGGTTCGTTCCAAGATGTTAGTCAGTTTAACGAAGAGCAGAACACGTGTTGATTCTATGAACTGATAAGCTGTGCTCTGTAAGTCTGTGCCATTCTTAATTGCTATACGAGGCAAACACACATGGTTTTGTTCTCCCGAATAACAACGAAAAGATATTTGGATAGGTCAATCAAGCATTCAAGAATACCAATAAGAAAAAATGCTTCGAAACAAAGGTTACCCCAGGTATAAATCATAAATTCTTCTCCATAGATGCCATCGTCGGTGAACTACACCAATTTCCTACAACAGTACCAGACACGGGAATGAGCCCAAATCGAACAGTTAACAACTTAACATTTAGTTACTGCTTTGTAAGGCTTGAAACCCTACACAAGTGTACCTCTCCATCAATCTCAGCATATATTGAACTTGTGATCCACCAGAAAGGTCTGCGCACCTAAATGATGTAGAGGAATTATTTCAGCTCAAACGAAGTAAAGAGTTCTCATGCCGAAAACTTTCGAACAGCAGAATCCAAGAGAACCTCACCCGGAAAAGATCATTACCCAAAGCATCAGTTATGGAAGCAACAAATGGGCGCCGGGTACGAAGAAGCtgcaaatatttttgatatcaTTGGGAAATGGTTTTAGTTATTTTGGTAGACAGTTGACATATGAAATTTACTGCCAACATGATATCTAATTGACAGGATACAACATCTCTGAGCTAGCAGAAGAATAGAAACAGATCTAGTCTAAGTGCATGGGGATAATTGATAGAGGCGACACAAGCTTTTAGTGAGTAATGTTACATTTTCTATTATGAAGACTCAAACACATGGTTCTTTCAGCAAACTTATCATTCCTTGATAAGTTGCAATTTCAGCACACTTCGTCCAAAcataaaaagaggaaaaaaagactCGATAACTAGATAATAAAAACGAAATAGCAGATGCAATTGAGGAAAAATTGATAGCTAGCAACAGATGTTCAAATTCCTGGTTCAAAcaacaaatccaaaattttctGCTGGAGAATTTAACGCGTGAGAAAAAAGAGTGAAGCCTCGACAATCAAATTTAAGCCTAGACAATCAATTAGTAAAGAAAGTTCAAGCCTGGCCATTCCTATCCTCATATAAGAACTAGAGTGCAGACAGGCTACCCAAGGATACTCACAATTGGTTAGCAATAGCAATGAATTGTGTTGTAACATGTCAAAACTTAAAACACTGCTCATTGGTGACAGCCAATTTAGGGTATGAACTATTAACACATAATGATATTAGTTGAGGTATGAAGAAAGAACATTTCAGAGTGAGAATGTAACCTGACGCGCAATTAGATTGCTTTGTTCCCGGATAGACCCCACAGGCTGTCAAGAAAGTGAGGAAAGAGAGATTTGAAATTCGGAAAATTTGATATCAACTCAAGGTCTTATATAATAGTAGTGCCCTTCAGACATAAAACTTCAGTAAGCAAACACCCAAAATTTATGTTATGACTTACTGCCTGAGGATAGCAAACATCTACTACAATATAGCGATTTTCCTGCAATAAGAAGAGAAGATTACACGAGTATATCAGCTACACATGGAGAGAAATCAGATAAAAGGGTAGGAATTTTAAGGGATTTAGAAATCAGCACTGGCAGAAAAAATACCTGTTCAAAACCAAGAACCAAATTTGCCCATTCAATGTCCCTTGTAACCAGCAAATTAGATCGTGCAAGCAGAGTAGCAATTTTGACCtaaaaagaaagtgaataaGATTATGATTTCCAACTCCTGAACTCAGAGAAAACAAGAGTGCAATGAATGAATCTACTGTGGTAAGTTTTCCATACCTGGTTCCATCTATACGAGTTGACAGAGTAAGATTTCATTTGTTCAGTTTTAGACTACACTACTGTCACAAATTAATATGACACCTTAAAAAAGATACTTGAAAATGCTTTTACACCCGCTTAAACCAATAACTCAAATTGCAAGTTACAGGCATTCATACATAGATGAAGATAATCTAAAGCCAAACCTAAAAAGAAACCATTTTTTAACTATATCATGGTTTAATAGCCAAAGGAAAGATAAATGAGTCACCTCCTCAGAAGTTTTAGGCTCGAGAAGACCAGACATAGACTGGCTAACTGGTGGTTGCTGCAGTGTAGGTTCAGAATAATTCCTCCTATGCTTAGAAACTATCCGATATCTCTTTTCCAAAGCCTTTAACTTTCTCTTCTCTAAAACCCATAGCTGAACCAAAAAATTCCGATCCAATTGAGGAACATTATCATTGCCACCGCTGAAGCATCGAAACAGAGAAAATGACACTTGCTCTCGTTCAAAAAACCTTCCTTGAGAACAACAAAGCTGACTACTTCTCCACAAGATTGCATTTCCAGCTCGAGAATGCAAGTTCTTGATCCCATCGACCTACGTAAAACAACAACACCGTCACTTAATCCAATTCAAACAGTAAGATCCAAAGGTTCAATAAACTCAAATTACGATtcaggacaaaaaaaaactaaaccctaatcaaTCTCTCTATCTGACGAAAACGCATTCGATTCTATTATCAATGGGTTTACAAGAGAATCGATTGGGGtgagaaaatttgaaatttttgagtGGAAGTACCAGGTCAGAGAAGGGAGAGGAACAGGAGACAGCTACCGCCGCCGTAGCATCGCCGCGGAGATGGAAACTTgatcggagaagagaagagagagagcgtCTAGAGAAGCAGAGCATGACTCGGAAGTTTCTAGAAACGTcggcaaaaaaatattttaccgATCAAATTTGACGGCGGCTACTAGGAGGATGAGCAGAAACGGTCGCTTTTGTTCCCCTGTGGGAGCCgaagttttgcttttttttcttaacacataattatttttcttttcttttttttttaatttttttgacaacacatacttatttttcttttattagcgTATTTTTGCTAAAttcatcattttaatattttaaattaatttttatgattattatttttttttaacctgaTGAATGAATGTGTTAAaccttgttttaaaaatcgttaGGCGCTAGACGCTAGTCGGTCGGAATGGACTTAGCGCCtagcaagaaaaaacaaaaattaatcgGGGATTAGTTTTAGAGTTACTTTATTaacttaataataaaatacaaatatatagtattaaatatatgaataattctgtttatgttaaaaactatcaataaaatataaactatagtattatctttaaaattacggtaaatacataaaaacataattttaaaagaaaattttatgattttcagtaaaattttgtacattagttattgtgaaacatcataaactcttaatttaaatgtctaaataacaaaaatatatatatatgatttatatttggcttcaaaaataatcggtatatacaaaattaagcagAAAGTCATTAATCAAGGTAGAGAGGATGGGTCtagcgatttttttttgttaagatgcTTTCAATTTAAAATGCAGGATAGCAAATGTTTTACGTGGCCTAAGCCCAATTCGGAAGCccgataagaaaataaattacaaacccatagttaaaatagaaccaagtgttGAACTAGTTGTTGAAAATGACCAGACTGTCGGTTGAGAATAACCGCCTCAAACCAGTCTCCATTATTTTTCTGGAGACAGATGAAAAGCCATTCTATGCACCTGAATCACGACAAGAAATTAGGTTTGTGAAGTTGTTTGTATCGCCGTTCCTCTTCCTGAGAACCACAagtgtaagagagagagagattgttcCAAGTTGGNCGTATGCCCACCTGATAGATTCCATCTCCTTGGAGGTAAGTAGTCATTTTTCCCAGTTGGCTCCAGTTGTCAGTCCAAAACAAACATGATCTCCCATTACCTGGTTTTATCTTAATCCAATCATAAGCCATTTCCCGAATCTTGAATAACTTTTTGGTTAACCAAGAGTGTTTGCTGTTTGACTTTCTGGTCCAGAAGCTGCTAAGGCTGCCAGAGAGAACGACCCGCCTGAACCACGCCACCCAAACTGAGCCAGATTGAAAGAAGATTAGCCAGATAAGTTTTATCATACATGCAGTATTCCAAGTTTGTAGATCCCTGATCCCTAGGCCACCCTCCTGTTTAGTTAGTGTTACCACCTCCCATGCGACCCTTGCAGAATGATGTCCCTCTGTTGACCCCTTCCATAGGAATGCACTTGACAGAGAGTTAATTGTTCTAATACACTTTTTTGGCAGGACAAATCCAAAACACCAGAA comes from Camelina sativa cultivar DH55 chromosome 19, Cs, whole genome shotgun sequence and encodes:
- the LOC104766530 gene encoding altered inheritance rate of mitochondria protein 25-like is translated as MLCFSRRSLSSLLRSSFHLRGDATAAVAVSCSSPFSDLVDGIKNLHSRAGNAILWRSSQLCCSQGRFFEREQVSFSLFRCFSGGNDNVPQLDRNFLVQLWVLEKRKLKALEKRYRIVSKHRRNYSEPTLQQPPVSQSMSGLLEPKTSEEVKIATLLARSNLLVTRDIEWANLVLGFEQENRYIVVDVCYPQAPVGSIREQSNLIARQLLRTRRPFVASITDALGNDLFRVRRPFWWITSSIYAEIDGEEIGVVHRRWHLWRRIYDLYLGNTQFAVVENPGFWNWTFTVKDADGEVLAQIDRDWRGFGFEIFTDAGQYVIRFGKADAAAKTGPATMIEELEVKRPLTLSERAVVLTLAISLDNDYFSRHGGWGIPFMAVGE